The Rhodoferax ferrireducens T118 DNA segment TTTCCGCCGGACGCGGCAGCTGTACCTCGGCGCCAAATATGGTGGCTTTGACGACAGCGCGACCGGCAACACCGGCAACCCTTACACGGGCGGCACCAACGTGCTTTGGCAGGGCACAGACGGAGAAGCCAAGAACTACTTTCTGGTCAGCGATGCCAAGAAATTTCTGGACTCTCTGGCCGAGGTATTCGCTCGCGTCGTGGAAGAAACCGGCAGTATTGCCGGCGGCGCCATTTCGACTCAGCGTCTTACCGCAGGCCAGGCAGAGGCCGTGTTCCAGGCCCGGTTTAATCCGGTTGCCAACTTCTGGAGTGGGCGTCTGATCAAATTCCCACTCACGCTGGATACGGCAGGCACTGGTCTGGTCATCGGCAACACCCCCACTTGGGAGGCGGGCCAGGTCTTGACCGCTGCAACCCTGGTCGACCACGGCGCTGCCAGAAACATCGTCATTGGCGCACCAATTGGACTGCAGGCTACGGTCTTGCCTACCCCGTTCAAATGGGCTGATCTGGCCCAGGCCCACAAGGACGCCCTCAATATCAGCCCCTATGGCGTCCCTGCCCCAGTCGTTGACACGCTGGGCCCGGACCGGCTTAATTACCTGCGTGGCGACCGGAGCAAGGAAATCACACCCTCCACACCACTGGGCCCATTCCGTCCGCGTGACATCGTTATGGGCGATATCGTCAACAGCGGCCTGGTGTACATGGGCAAGCCGTCGGGTAGCATCACAGGGACCGACTACAACACTTTCTACGCGGCCAACAAAAGTCGCTCACCCGTTATTTTTGCCAACGCGAATGACGGCATGCTGCACGCCTTTTACGACAGCACTGGCGCCGAGGCATTCGCTTACATCCCCGGATTCGTTGCTGGCAAACTCAACCAACTGCCCGATCAGGACTACAGCCACATCAGCATCAACGATGCAACACCCGCGGTATCAGAGGCTTATATCGGCGGTCAGTGGCGCAGTGTTCTGGTCTCTGGTGTTGGCGGCGGGGGCCAGGGCCTGTATGCCCTGGATGTGACCAATCCAGCAACTTTCACCAAAGACAATGTGCTCTGGGAGTTTACGGACCGCGACCATGTGGCCATGGGCAATGTACTGGGCACACCGCAGATCGTCAAGCTTCGTACCACCAACAATGGCGTTACCCCCGTCGGCTACAAATGGTATGCGGTGGTCGCCAGTGGTATTAACAACTACGCGGCAGACGGTTACGCGCATGCCACCGGCAATCCTTCGATCTTCATCATCGACCTGTCCAGAAAGCCGAGCGATTATCCGACCGAGAAGCCTTGGACCGAGGGCACCAACTTCTGGCGCATTGAGCTTCCCCAAAGCAGCACCACTATCGCCAAAGGCCTACTTGGGCTGACCACGGTGAAGAACTTCCAGACTGGCGCGGTTGATAGTCTGTATGCTGGGGATATGCAGGGCAACGTCTGGAAGCTTGACTTCACGCTGCGGGGCACCGGCAGCTTGACTACCGACGCTACCACCAACTTGACGGCATTCAACGCCAAAACCGGAACCAGCACTGCATTTTTCGTCGCCAAAGACAGCAACGGGGCACTGCAGCCCATCACCGGCGAGCCCGTTGTCATCAACGCTTTTTTCGACAGCAAGCTGGTGTCCTTTGGTACCGGGAAATACCTGGAGACACCGGACACCACCGTGCCGATGACCGTGGGCGCTTCGTTTTATACGCTGCTAGACAACACGCAAGCCGTTACCGGACGCTCGGTCTTGCAGCAAGGCAGCGTTTCGACCACTGGCACTGTCACGATCCCAAGTTTTGTCTATGGAAAGCCCACCACAGCCGCCCCCGCATTGAGAATGGGTTGGTATATAGATTTTGACAAGAGCATTGGCGAGCGCCAGATCAGCGATATAACCGCCGATTTTGGTCAGCTGTTTTTTGGTTCCCTTTTCCCCACAAAGGGCTCATGCGGCGAGGGCGGGGGTCGGTTCTATGCTGTGAACTCACTCACGGGTAACGGGATGTCCGAGTTGTCGCAGGTTGGCATATTGGCCGCACCCCTGGTTTTGGAAGTCGGCAGCACGGGGCTTACCTTGAGTGACACCAGTGGTCAGCGAACAGCAACCCGCAACGTGGCTATCATCACACAGGGATCCAAGGGTCTTAAGGTTGCTGCCACTGGACTCACCTACAAGGACCAGGTAGGACGACTGAGCTGGCGCCAGATCAACAACTTCCGGGAAAACAAGAATAACTAACCCAGGGGGTCATCATGCGCTCTATTTATCAACCTTCCGTTCGACATCGCACCCAATCGGGCTTTACCCTGATTGAGCTCATGATCACCGTTGCGATCATTGGCATATTGGCAGCCTTGGCTTATCCGGCCTATACCGACTCGGTGCGCAAAGGCAAGCGGGCTGAAGCGCGGGCGGCGCTCATGAACCTGTTGCAACAACAGGAGCGTTACTTGACCCAGATGAATACCTATGTCGTCTTCGCGGCAGGCGCGGCGGATACGGCGTTCAAAACGTACTCCTCGTCCGACGGCACATCAGCCCAAAGCAGTCATCTTCTCGGGGCCAGAAAGTGTCAAAAAATAGGTAGTGACACCCCGAGCGAAAAGGATTGCATCGAAGTGTTTGCTGTGCCTCAAGCGGGAGTTTTTTCCGACCCACAGGTGACTTCAATGGCGATCGACACCCAGGGCAGGAGAACCTGCACGGGTACTCAAATTGACCGCTGCTGGAAGTGAAGTGG contains these protein-coding regions:
- a CDS encoding type IV pilin protein codes for the protein MRSIYQPSVRHRTQSGFTLIELMITVAIIGILAALAYPAYTDSVRKGKRAEARAALMNLLQQQERYLTQMNTYVVFAAGAADTAFKTYSSSDGTSAQSSHLLGARKCQKIGSDTPSEKDCIEVFAVPQAGVFSDPQVTSMAIDTQGRRTCTGTQIDRCWK
- a CDS encoding pilus assembly protein codes for the protein MNFRILFSSPSSKSSKKKWGVRLALLAAFSAITVGVVISQTITLPPLVVLPAEPLYMNGAKTKGNLTLALSVEFPTVGQTYRDDFDSTKEYVGYFDPKACYRAVLSSGSLGNYFDWQTNKGTFSATCPSSQFDGNFMNWATSSAIDIMRYGLTGGNRTIDDSNTTVVDRAWLPDNFYKNSSYFSEKFVPNAQLSGRTENSPTSFPNGMWIYNCKNRVYFADAQDSGTSCDSPFGVSGAQSEHLIKANANNKGNFYEVRNLVCDPNSATNRLMTYDPDTKKWTGLCYRYPNGKYKPVGQFQMNADNLRVSVLGYLQDDNRSRYGGVLRAPLKYLGPKNYDTNFNLLTAANARSEWDATTGVFVANPQSGDSTYGDQGFGQSGVINYVNKFGTLNPDSIGEYKTYDPLSELYYEAIRYLQGKQPTAQAITNVSGSTSSKALQENFPVYKTWTDPFAGFTDTTDTGKGCLRNSILTIADVFTHSDRSLPGNTLGTSTDDFVRSVETNPALDVPFWTSVVGSFESKTTSTATVTYSDSQGLTQTAGNLATNKLYDASTSYDLSNAATVSTGAGTGSYYMAGLAYWANTQSFRTDLPKGRIKTYSIDVNENRASDNVDFRRTRQLYLGAKYGGFDDSATGNTGNPYTGGTNVLWQGTDGEAKNYFLVSDAKKFLDSLAEVFARVVEETGSIAGGAISTQRLTAGQAEAVFQARFNPVANFWSGRLIKFPLTLDTAGTGLVIGNTPTWEAGQVLTAATLVDHGAARNIVIGAPIGLQATVLPTPFKWADLAQAHKDALNISPYGVPAPVVDTLGPDRLNYLRGDRSKEITPSTPLGPFRPRDIVMGDIVNSGLVYMGKPSGSITGTDYNTFYAANKSRSPVIFANANDGMLHAFYDSTGAEAFAYIPGFVAGKLNQLPDQDYSHISINDATPAVSEAYIGGQWRSVLVSGVGGGGQGLYALDVTNPATFTKDNVLWEFTDRDHVAMGNVLGTPQIVKLRTTNNGVTPVGYKWYAVVASGINNYAADGYAHATGNPSIFIIDLSRKPSDYPTEKPWTEGTNFWRIELPQSSTTIAKGLLGLTTVKNFQTGAVDSLYAGDMQGNVWKLDFTLRGTGSLTTDATTNLTAFNAKTGTSTAFFVAKDSNGALQPITGEPVVINAFFDSKLVSFGTGKYLETPDTTVPMTVGASFYTLLDNTQAVTGRSVLQQGSVSTTGTVTIPSFVYGKPTTAAPALRMGWYIDFDKSIGERQISDITADFGQLFFGSLFPTKGSCGEGGGRFYAVNSLTGNGMSELSQVGILAAPLVLEVGSTGLTLSDTSGQRTATRNVAIITQGSKGLKVAATGLTYKDQVGRLSWRQINNFRENKNN